One genomic region from Sander lucioperca isolate FBNREF2018 chromosome 3, SLUC_FBN_1.2, whole genome shotgun sequence encodes:
- the usp47 gene encoding ubiquitin carboxyl-terminal hydrolase 47 isoform X3 — MLASSYFRCTRQYREFAENDIGEGLLSLLVPLDHSSEMSLSDSGFEPGGKRNFLQLTDKDGEQPQIASDESGTADSSGLDDSSQERIIGPLPRDGAAGCSGDYSSPSYSYSSILNKSDTGYVGLVNQAMTCYLNSLLQTLFMTPEFRNALYNWEFEETEEDPVTSIPYQLQRLFVLLQTSKKRAIETTDVTRSFGWDSSEAWQQHDVQELCRVMFDALEQKWKQTEQADLINQLYQGKLKDYVRCLECGYESWRIDTYLDIPLVIRPFGASQAYGSVEEALQAFIQPETLDGPNQYFCERCKKKCDARKGLRLLHLPYLLTLQLKRFDFDYTTMHRIKLNDRMTFPDELDMSPFIDVEDEKSPQTESCTDSGAENEGSCHSDQMSNDFSTDDCVDEGICLDSTGSTERVLKPKSLLTFELFSVMVHSGSAAGGHYYACIKSYSDGQWYSFNDQHVSKITQDDIRKTHGGSSGSRGYYSGAFASSTNAYMLIYRLKDPSRNAKYLAAEDFPEHIKSLVQKEKESEEQEKRQREIERNTCKIKLFCMHPVKMMMESKLEVHKDKTLREATEMAYKLMELEGLVSLDCCRLVKYDEFHEYLERSYEGEEDTPMGLLLGGVKSSYMFDLLLETRKPEQAFQPYKPGEVMVKVHVVDLKSETIASPISVRAYLNQTITEFKQLIAQATGLSAETMRVVLERCYNDLRLLYVPNKTLKAEGFFRSNKVFVESSESTDHQVAFTDSVLWKLLDRHGNTIRLLVLLPEQSPGTLANRTLCQNVGGDCDVPLEGSKGNRKSVEAILEESPEKLKNLSQQQQQQQGSSPSDSQKSSETSDFEHIESPTQEADSNSSLCVAADNRELENRIRATAGGSSSASSDPENHFACEERSDSEVNNDRSTSSVDSDILSSSHSSDTLCNADSGPIQLANGLDSHSITSSRRSKAHEGKKETWDTAEEDSGTDSEYDDNGKSKAEAQYLYFRAEPCSQDDSSSEAQKCLVVHVDKRITLAAFKQNVEPYVGVTSTQFKVFRVYANNQEFESVRLNETLSSFSDDNKITIRLGRALKKGEYRVKVYQLLVNEPEPCKFLVDTVFAKGMTVRQSKEELLPQLKEQCELDLSIDSVRLRKKTWKNPGTVFLDYHVYEEDISISSNWEVFLEVLNEPEKMKSMSQLAVLTRRWRPAAMKLGPFQEVILESSSVEELKEKLSEMSDVPLENLEFAKGRGTFPCDISVLEIHQDLDWNPKVSTLNVWPLYICDDGAVVFYRDSTEEPMELSEEERNELMKKESSRLLKTGHRVSYSPRKEKALKIYLDGGPAKDPVQD; from the exons ATGTTGGCTTCAAGCTACTTTCGTTGTACGCGTCAATATAGAGAATTTGCTGAAAATGATATCGGGGAGGGACTCTTAAGTCTTCTT GTGCCACTGGACCACAGCAGTGAGATGTCCCTCTCAGATTCTGGGTTTGAGCCTGGTGGGAAGAGGAATTTCCTCCAGCTTACGGACAAAGATGGAGAGCAGCCCCAGATTGCATCG GATGAGTCGGGAACAGCAGACAGCAGTGGGTTGGATGACAGTTCCCAGGAGCGGATAATTGGGCCCTTGCCGAGAGAcggtgctgcaggctgcagtggTGACTACAGCAGTCCATCTTACTCCTACTCGTCCATCCTCAACAAATCTGATACGG GTTATGTGGGCTTGGTCAATCAAGCTATGACCTGCTATTTGAACAGTCTTCTACAAACGCTGTTCATGACCCCGGAGTTCAGAAATGCGCTCTACAA CTGGGAGTTTGAGGAGACTGAAGAGGATCCAGTCACCAGTATACCCTACCAGCTGCAAAGGCTCTTTGTTCTGCTGCAGACTAGTAAGAAACGGGCGATCGAGACCACTGATGTGACGCGGAGCTTTGGCTGGGACAGCAGCGAAG CTTGGCAGCAGCATGACGTCCAGGAGCTGTGCAGGGTCATGTTTGATGCCCTGGAGCAAAAGTGGAAGCAGACAGAGCAG GCTGACCTGATCAACCAGCTGTACCAGGGGAAGCTGAAGGATTATGTCCGTTGTCTGGAGTGTGGCTATGAGAGCTGGAGGATTGATACTTACTTGGACATCCCTCTTGTAATCAGACCCTTCGGAGCCAGCCAGGCCTACGGCAGTGTG GAAGAGGCTTTGCAGGCATTCATCCAACCAGAAACTCTTGACGGGCCCAACCAGTACTTCTGTGAACGCTGCAAGAAGAAATGTGACGCCCGGAAG GGTCTGAGATTGCTGCACTTACCCTACCTGCTGACACTACAGCTGAAGCGGTTTGATTTTGACTACACCACTATGCATCGCATCAAGCTCAACGACCGCATGACTTTCCCTGATGAGCTCGACATGAGTCCATTTATCGATGTGGAAGATGAG AAGTCACCTCAGACAGAGAGCTGCACTGACAGTGGAGCAGAGAATGAAGGCAGTTGCCACAGCGACCAGATGAGCAACGACTTTTCCACCGATGATTGTGTGGATGAGGGCATCTGCTTGGACAGCACCGGCAGCACAGAGAGGGTGTTGAAGCCAAAG AGTTTACTGACCTTTGAGCTGTTCTCCGTCATGGTCCATTCTGGGAGCGCTGCAGGTGGCCACTACTACGCCTGCATCAAATCCTACAGTGATGGCCAGTGGTACAGTTTTAATGATCAGCACGTTAGCAAG ATCACCCAAGATGATATCAGGAAGACACATGGCGGGTCCTCAGGAAGCAGAGGCTATTATTCCGGTGCCTTTGCAAG CTCTACAAATGCATATATGCTTATTTATAGATTGAAAGATCCCTCAAGGAATGCAA AGTATTTAGCTGCAGAAGACTTCCCAGAGCACATAAAGAGTTTGgttcagaaggagaaagagTCTGAAGAGCAGGAAAAGCGACAGAGGGAGATTGAGCGCAACACCTGCAAG ATCAAGCTTTTCTGCATGCATCCTGTAAAGATGATGATGGAGAGCAAGCTGGAAGTACACAAGGACAAAACTCTCAGAGAAGCAACAGAAATGGCCTACAAG CTGATGGAGCTGGAGGGATTGGTGTCTCTGGACTGCTGCCGCCTGGTAAAGTATGATGAGTTCCACGAGTACCTGGAGCGCTCTTACGAAGGGGAGGAGGACACACCGATGGGCCTGCTGCTGGGAGGAGTCAAGTCCTCATATATGTTTGACCTGCTGCTTGAGACCCGCAAACCAGAGCAAGCGTTCCAGCCTTACAAACCTGGAG AGGTAATGGTGAAGGTCCATGTTGTGGATCTGAAGAGTGAGACCATCGCCTCTCCAATCAGTGTTCGGGCGTACTTGAACCAGACGATCACTGAATTCAAACAGCTTATTGCACAG GCTACAGGGCTATCTGCAGAAACCATGCGTGTGGTCCTGGAGCGCTGCTATAATGACCTGCGGCTCCTGTATGTTCCAAACAAGACCCTGAAAGCTGAGGGGTTCTTCAGGAGTAACAAG gTTTTTGTAGAGAGCTCAGAGTCGACAGATCATCAGGTTGCTTTTACTGACTCAGTCTTGTGGAAACTGTTGGATCGTCACGGCAATACGATCCGGCTCTTAGTGTTACTGCCTGAGCAGTCTCCTGGTACCTTGGCCAACAGAACTCTTTGCCAAAACGTAGGAGGTGACTGTGATGTGCCCCTTGAGGGTTCAAAAGGTAACAGGAAATCTGTAGAGGCAATCCTCGAGGAGAGCCCAGAAAAGTTAAAGAATCTgtcgcagcagcagcagcagcagcaaggcTCCAGCCCCAGTGACAGCCAGAAAAGCTCTGAAACCAGCGACTTTGAACATATTGAAAGCCCAACCCAAGAGGCTGACTCAAACTCTTCACTCTGTGTGGCTGCAGACAACAGAGAGTTAGAGAACCGGATCAGGGCCACAGCGGGGGGCAGCAGCAGCGCCTCCTCTGACCCTGAGAACCACTTTGCCTGTGAGGAGCGCTCAGACTCTGAAGTGAACAATGACCGCAGCACCAGCTCAGTGGACAGCGACATCCTGAGCTCCAGCCACAGCAGTGACACACTCTGCAATGCAGACAGCGGGCCCATACAGCTGGCCAATGGCTTGGACTCGCACAGCATCACAAGTAGCCGTCGCTCCAAAGCCCATGAGGGCAAAAAAGAGACCTGGGACACTGCTGAAGAAGACTCTGGAACAGACAGCGAGTACGACGACAATGGGAAGAGCAAGGCAGAGGCTCAGTACCTGTACTTCAGAGCAGAGCCTTGTTCTCAGGATGACTCCTCGTCAGAGGCACAAAAAT GTTTAGTGGTTCACGTGGACAAGAGAATAACATTAGCAGCATTTAAACAGAACGTGGAGCCCTACGTGGGTGTCACCTCCACCCAGTTCAAGGTGTTTCGTGTGTACGCCAACAACCAGGAGTTTGAGAGTGTACGGCTCAACGAAACGCTCTCATCTTTCTCTGATGATAACAAG ATAACTATTCGACTAGGAAGAGCACTGAAAAAGGGTGAATACAGAGTGAAAGTGTATCAACTACTAGTGAATGAACCAGAG CCCTGCAAGTTCCTCGTGGACACGGTGTTTGCCAAGGGCATGACTGTCAGACAGTCTAAAGAGGAGCTTCTCCCTCAGTTGAAAGAACAGTGTGAGCTTGACCTTAGCATTGACAG cgtTCGTCTCAGGAAAAAGACGTGGAAGAACCCAGGAACGGTGTTTCTGGACTACCATGTCTATGAAGAAGACATCAGCATCTCCTCTAACTGGGAAGTTTTCCTGGAAGTTCTCAATG AACCGGAGAAGATGAAGTCCATGTCGCAGCTAGCTGTCCTGACCCGGAGATGGAGACCCGCTGCAATGAAGCTGGGGCCCTTCCAGGAAGTTATTCTGGAGAGCAGCAGTGTAGAAGAACTCAAGGAGAAG CTTAGTGAAATGAGCGATGTTCCTCTCGAAAACCTGGAGTTTGCAAAG GGTAGAGGAACATTTCCTTGTGATATATCCGTGTTGGAGATCCATCAGGATTTGGACTGGAACCCTAAGGTGTCAACTCTGAACGTATGGCCTCTGTACATCTGTGACGACGGCGCTGTGGTCTTCTACAG GGACAGCACAGAGGAGCCTATGGAGCTGTCGGAGGAGGAGCGTAATGAGCTGATGAAGAAGGAGAGCAGCCGTCTGCTCAAGACTGGCCACCGTGTCAGCTACTCGCCACGCAAGGAGAAGGCCCTCAAGATCTACCTGGACGGAGGCCCTGCCAAGGACCCGGTGCAGGACTGA